The sequence AAGCTGAAGGATTTCCCGGCCGAGTTCGGCGGCAGCGGCGAGATGATGCAGGAGTAGGCTCTTCTTCCCTTCTCCCCTTGTTGTGGGAGAAGGTGGCGCGAAGCGCCGGATGAGGGGTTCTCTCCACTCGTCGGACCGCTCGTGAGGATAGAGACCCCTCACCCGGCTTCGATGCTTCGCATCGAATCCACCCTCTCCCACAACAAGGGGAGAGGGTGCAGCGTCACTGTGGTGAACGCTTCACTTCATCCCCGCGCGCCGCAATCCTTCCAGGTAATGCGCGCGATCTTCCTCCCGCAGCATCGGCAGTTCGCGCGTGATCCAGGCGAGCGAGATGCCGGGCTGGGTGCGGCGCAGGCCTTCCAGCGCGGACGCAGCGAGCCCGGGATCTCCCGACATGCCGGCGGCGGCGGTCAGCACGCGATGGGCGCCGACGAAATCGGCGCGCTGCCGCATCGATTCCCGTGCCATCTGCATGGACTGCTCGTAGTTGCGGCCGATGAACTGGGCATAGGCGGCAACGCCGCAATAGATCGCGGCGAGCGGATCGCGCGGGCTCAGCCGCAGCGCGCGCCGCGCGGCGGCATCGCCGTCCTGCCATCGACCCGCGTAGCACAGCGTCACGCCATAGAAGGCGTGCGCCATCGCGCAGTTCGGATTGAGCCGCAAGGCCAGCTCGAACTCGGCCAGCGCGTCATCGAAGCGGCGGCGGAACAGATAGGTATAGGCGAGGCCGAGATGGGCGAAGGCGTCCTCGCGATCGGCCTCCACCGCCGCGAGCGCCGCGCGTTCGGCGACCGGCACGGTCGCAGCCATGTCGGCCCAGCCCATATGCGCGCCGAAGATGTGACTTGTCGCGAGCAGGCCCAGCGCTTTGCCATAGGCCGGGTCGATCGCGACGGCCTTCTCGAGCAGCCCCTGCGCCGTCGCATTGTCCTCGCGGGTGATGCGCCAGTAATGCGACAGCCCGCGCATCAGGAGACCCCAGGCGTCGAGGCTGCCGGGCGGCTTCTGCTGGGCGCGAAAGCTCTCGGCGGCATAGAGCTGCGGCTCGATCGCGGCGACGATCGCCTCGGTGATCTCGTCCTGCACGGCGAAGATGTCGGCAAGCTCGCGGTCGTAGCGCTCGGCCCAGAGATGGCTGCCGGTCGAGACGTCGTTGAGCTGGGCCGAGACGCGCAGCCGGTCGCCGCTCCGTCGCACACTGCCTTCGACCACATAGCGCACGCCGAGCTCGCGCGCGACCTCGTGGATGTGCACGGCGCGGCCCTTGTAGACGAAGGAGGAGTTGCGCGCGATGACGAAGAACCAGCGCAGCTTCGACAGCGCGGTGATGATGTCCTCGCTGATGCCGTCGGAGAAATAATCCTGCTCGCGGTCGCCGCTCATGTTGGTGAACGGCAGCACGGCGATCGCGGGCCGGTCGGGCAGCGCGAGCACGGCCTGCGGCGCCTGGACGAAACGGCCGATCTCCGGTGCGACCGCGCCGAGCTTGGTCTCGACGTCGCCGACGAAGCGAAATCCCTTGCGCGCGATGGTACGGATCAGCGCCTGATTCGCGCCA is a genomic window of Bradyrhizobium sp. CB1717 containing:
- a CDS encoding winged helix-turn-helix domain-containing protein, giving the protein MQFLFRDHLLDTDLRELSREQVPVAVEPQVFDLVVHLMENRDRVVSKDELIDKIWHGRSVSESTLTSRINAARKAIGDNGANQALIRTIARKGFRFVGDVETKLGAVAPEIGRFVQAPQAVLALPDRPAIAVLPFTNMSGDREQDYFSDGISEDIITALSKLRWFFVIARNSSFVYKGRAVHIHEVARELGVRYVVEGSVRRSGDRLRVSAQLNDVSTGSHLWAERYDRELADIFAVQDEITEAIVAAIEPQLYAAESFRAQQKPPGSLDAWGLLMRGLSHYWRITREDNATAQGLLEKAVAIDPAYGKALGLLATSHIFGAHMGWADMAATVPVAERAALAAVEADREDAFAHLGLAYTYLFRRRFDDALAEFELALRLNPNCAMAHAFYGVTLCYAGRWQDGDAAARRALRLSPRDPLAAIYCGVAAYAQFIGRNYEQSMQMARESMRQRADFVGAHRVLTAAAGMSGDPGLAASALEGLRRTQPGISLAWITRELPMLREEDRAHYLEGLRRAGMK